Proteins encoded together in one Diceros bicornis minor isolate mBicDic1 chromosome 18, mDicBic1.mat.cur, whole genome shotgun sequence window:
- the TNFSF12 gene encoding tumor necrosis factor ligand superfamily member 12 isoform X2, translating to MAARRSQRRRGRRGEPGTALLAPLVLGLGLALACLGLLLVVVSLGSRASLSAQQEPSQGELVAEEDQDPLELNPQTEESQDLVPFLKRLVRPRRSAPKGRKTRARRAIAAHYEVHSRPGQDGAQAGVDGTVSGWEEAKINSSNPLRYDRQSGEFIVTRAGLYYLYCQVHFDEGKAVYLKLDLLVDDTLALRCLEEFSATAASSLGPQLRLCQVSGLLPLRPGSSLRIRTLPWAHLKAAPFLTYFGLFQVH from the exons ATGGCCGCCCGTCGGAGCCAGAGGCGGAGGGGGCGCCGGGGGGAGCCGGGCACCGCCCTGCTGGCCCCGCTcgtgctgggcctgggcctggcgcTGGCCTGCCTTGGCCTCCTGCTGGTCGTGGTCAGCCTGGGAAGCCGGGCATCGCTGTCTGCCCAG CAGGAGCCTTCCCAGGGGGAGCTGGTGGCAGAGGAGGACCAGGACCCACTG GAACTGAATCCCCAGACAGAGGAAAGCCAGGATCTCGTGCCTTTCCTAAAACGACTGGTTCGGCCTCGCAGAAGTG CACCTAAAGGCCGGAAAACACGGGCTCGCAGAGCGATTGCAGCCCATTATGAAG TTCACTCACGACCAGGACAGGACGGAGCGCAGGCGG GTGTGGACGGGACGGTGAGTGGCTGGGAGGAGGCCAAAATCAACAGCTCCAACCCACTGCGCTATGACCGCCAGAGCGGGGAATTTATAGTCACCCGGGCTGGGCTCTACTACCTGTACTGTCAG gTGCACTTTGATGAGGGGAAGGCTGTCTACCTGAAGCTGGACTTGCTGGTGGATGACACGCTGGCCCTGCGCTGCCTGGAAGAGTTCTCGGCCACGGCAGCGAGTTCTCTCGGGCCCCAGCTCCGTCTCTGCCAGGTGTCTGGGCTTTTGCCCCTGCGGCCAGGGTCCTCCCTGCGGATCCGCACGCTCCCTTGGGCCCATCTCAAGGCTGCCCCCTTCCTCACCTACTTTGGACTCTTCCAAGTTCACTGA
- the TNFSF13 gene encoding tumor necrosis factor ligand superfamily member 13 isoform X1 encodes MPASSPSLLAPKGPPGDMGGPVREPALSVALWLSWGAALGAVACAMALLTQQTELQTLRREVTRLQRTGGPSEKGEGYPWLSLQEQSPDALEAGENRERSRRRRAVLTHKQKSEASGVPQGWEVIKPHGDLEIITPSQGKHSVLHLVPINITSKEDSDVTEVMWQPALRRGRGLEAQGYVVRVWDAGVYLLYSQVLFHDVTFTMGQVVSREGQGRQETLFRCIRSMPSNPDWAYNSCYSAGVFHLHQGDILSVIIPRARAKLSLSPHGTFLGFVKL; translated from the exons ATGCCAGCCTCATCTCCTTCCTTGCTAGCCCCAAAAGGGCCCCCGGGAGACATGGGGGGCCCGGTCCGAGAGCCGGCACTCTCAGTTGCCCTCTGGTTGAGTTGGGGGGCAGCTCTGGGGGCTGTGGCTTGTGCCATGGCTCTGCTGACCCAACAGACAGAGCTGCAAACCCTAAGGAGAGAGGTGACCCGGCTGCAGAGGACTGGAGGGCCCTCCGAGAAGGGGGAAGGGTATCCATGGCTGAGCCTCCAGGAGCAG AGCCCTGATGCCCTGGAAGCCGGGGAGAATCGGGAGAGATCCCGGAGAAGGAGAGCAGTGCTCACCCATAAACAGAAGAGTGAGGCCTCCGGGGTGCCGCAGGGGTGGGAGGTGATCAAGCCGCATGGGGATTTGGAGATTATTACCCCGAGTCAAG GAAAGCACTCAGTGCTGCACCTTGTTCCCATTAACATCACCTCGAAGG AGGACTCTGATGTGACAGAGGTGATGTGGCAACCAGCTCTTAGGCGTGGGAGAGGCCTGGAGGCCCAAGGATATGTTGTTCGAGTCTGGGATGCTGGAGTTTATCTGCTGTACAGCCAG gtCCTGTTTCATGATGTGACTTTCACCATGGGTCAGGTGGTGTCTCGGGAGGGCCAGGGAAGGCAGGAGACTCTATTCCGATGTATAAGAAGTATGCCCTCCAACCCGGACTGGGCCTACAATAGCTGCTACAGTGCAG GTGTCTTCCATTTACACCAAGGGGATATTCTGAGTGTCATAATCCCCCGTGCAAGGGCGAAACTTAGCCTCTCTCCACATGGAACCTTCCTGGGGTTTGTGAAACTGTGA
- the SENP3 gene encoding sentrin-specific protease 3 isoform X1, whose translation MKETIQGTGSWRPEPPGPGIAPAYLSPRRERLRWPAPPKPRLKSGGGFGPDPGSGTTVPARRLPVPRPSFDASASEEDEEEEEDEDEDEEEEVAAWRLPPRWGQLGSSQRPRPPRPTHRKTCSQRRRRAMRAFRMLLYSKSTSLTFHWKLWGRHRGRRRSLTHPKNHLSPQEGGATPQVPSPCCRFDSPRGPPPPRLGLLGALMAEDGVRRSPPVPSGPPMEEDGLRWTPKSPLDPDSGLLSCTLPNGFGGPPGPEGERSLAPPDASILISNVCSIGDHVAQELFQGSDLGTAEEAERPGEKAGQHSPLREEHVTCVQSILDEFLQTYGSLIPLSTDEVVEKLEDIFQQEFSTPSRKGLVLQLIQSYQRMPGNAMVRGFRVAYKRHVLTMDDLGTLYGQNWLNDQVMNMYGDLVMDTVPEKVHFFNSFFYDKLRTKGYDGVKRWTKNVDIFNKELLLIPIHLEVHWSLISVDVRRRTITYFDSQRTLNRRCPKHIAKYLQAEAVKKDRLDFHQGWKGYFKMNVARQNNDSDCGAFVLQYCKHLALSQPFSFTQQDMPKLRRQIYKELCHCKLTV comes from the exons ATGAAAGAGACTATACAAGGGACTGGGTCTTGGAGGCCTGAGCCTCCTGGACCCGGCATAGCCCCAGCTTACTTAAGCCCCAGGCGGGAGCGTCTTCGTTGGCCCGCACCCCCCAAACCCCGACTCAAATCAGGTGGCGGGTTTGGGCCAGATCCTGGGTCAGGGACCACAGTGCCAGCCAGACGCCTCCCTGTCCCTCGGCCCTCTTTTGATGCCTCAGCTAGTGAAGAGgatgaagaagaagaggaggatgaagatgaagatgaggaagaggaagtgGCAGCTTGGAGGCTGCCCCCTAGATGGGGTCAGCTGGGAAGCTCCCAGCGGCCTCGCCCTCCCCGCCCTACTCATCGAAAAACCTGCTCACAGCGCCGCCGCAGAGCTATGAGAGCCTTCCGGATGCTGCTCTACTCTAAAAGCACCTCGCTGACATTCCACTGGAAGCTTTGGGGGCGTCACCGGGGCCGGCGGCGGAGCCTCACACACCCCAAGAACCATCTTTCACCCCAGGAAGGCGGTGCGACACCACAGGTGCCATCCCCCTGCTGTCGTTTTGACTCCCCCCGGGGGCCACCTCCACCCCGGCTGGGTCTGCTAGGTGCTCTTATGGCTGAAGATGGGGTGAGAAGGTCTCCACCAGTGCCCTCTGGGCCCCCTATGGAGGAAGATGGATTAAGGTGGACTCCAAAGTCTCCTCTGGACCCTGACTCGG GCCTCCTCTCCTGTACTCTGCCTAACGGTTTTGGGGGACCACCTGGGCCAGAAGGGGAGCGAAGTCTGGCACCCCCTGATGCCAGCATCCTTATCAGCAATGTGTGCAGCATCGGGGACCATGTGGCCCAGGAGCTTTTTCAGGGCTCAGATTTGGGCACTGCAGAAGAGGCAGAGCGTCCTGGGGAGAAAGCTGGCCAGCACAGCCCTCTTCGGGAGGAGCATGTGACCTGCGTGCAGA GCATCTTGGATGAATTCCTTCAAACTTACGGCAGCCTTATCCCCCTCAGCACTGATGAGGTAGTAGAGAAACTGGAGGACATTTTCCAGCAGGAGTTCTCTACACCTTCCAG GAAGGGCCTGGTGCTGCAGCTGATCCAGTCATACCAGCGGATGCCAGGCAATGCCATGGTGAGGGGCTTCCGAGTGGCCTATAAGCGGCATGTGCTGACAATGGATGACTTGGGGACCTTGTATGGACAGAACTGGCTCAATGACCAG GTGATGAACATGTATGGAGACCTGGTCATGGACACAGTCCCTGAAAAG GTGCATTTCTTCAACAGTTTCTTCTATGATAAACTCCGTACCAAGGGTTATGATGGGGTGAAAAGGTGGACCAAAAAC GTGGACATCTTCAATAAGGAGCTACTGCTAATCCCCATCCACCTGGAGGTGCATTGGTCCCTCATCTCTGTTGACGTGAGGCGGCGCACCATCACCTATTTTGACTCGCAGCGCACCCTAAACCGCCGCTGCCCTAAG CATATTGCCAAGTATCTACAGGCAGAGGCAGTGAAGAAAGACCGGCTAGATTTCCACCAGGGCTGGAAAGGTTACTTCAAAATG AATGTGGCCAGGCAGAATAATGACAGTGACTGTGGCGCCTTTGTGTTGCAG TACTGCAAGCACCTGGCCCTGTCTCAGCCATTCAGCTTCACTCAGCAGGACATGCCCAAACTTCGGCGACAGATCTACAAGGAGCTGTGTCACTGCAAACTCACTGTGTGA
- the EIF4A1 gene encoding eukaryotic initiation factor 4A-I isoform X1, whose amino-acid sequence MGQRTDSVVRSRDNGPDGMEPEGVIESNWNEIVDSFDDMNLSESLLRGIYAYGFEKPSAIQQRAILPCIKGYDVIAQAQSGTGKTATFAISILQQIELDLKATQALVLAPTRELAQQIQKVVMALGDYMGASCHACIGGTNVRAEVQKLQMEAPHIIVGTPGRVFDMLNRRYLSPKYIKMFVLDEADEMLSRGFKDQIYDIFQKLNSNTQVVLLSATMPSDVLEVTKKFMRDPIRILVKKEELTLEGIRQFYINVEREEWKLDTLCDLYETLTITQAVIFINTRRKVDWLTEKMHARDFTVSAMHGDMDQKERDVIMREFRSGSSRVLITTDLLARGIDVQQVSLVINYDLPTNRENYIHRIGRGGRFGRKGVAINMVTEEDKRTLRDIETFYNTSIEEMPLNVADLI is encoded by the exons ATGGGGCAAAGGACTGACTCAGTTGTAAG ATCCAGAGACAATGGCCCCGATGGGATGGAGCCCGAAGGCGTCATCGAG AGTAACTGGAATGAGATTGTTGACAGCTTTGATGACATGAACCTCTCGGAGTCCCTTCTCCGTGGCATCTACGCCTATGGTTTTGAGAAGCCCTCTGCCATCCAGCAGCGAGCCATTCTTCCTTGTATCAAGG GTTATGATGTGATCGCTCAAGCCCAATCTGGGACAGGCAAAACAGCCACTTTTGCCATATCGATTCTGCAACAGATTGAATTGGATCTAAAGGCCACTCAGGCCTTAGTCCTGGCACCGACTAGAGAGTTGGCCCAGCAG ATACAAAAGGTAGTTATGGCATTAGGAGATTACATGGGTGCGTCCTGCCATGCCTGCATTGGAGGTACCAACGTGCGTGCTGAGGTGCAGAAGCTGCAGATGGAAGCTCCCCATATCATCGTGGGTACCCCAGGACGTGTGTTTGATATGCTTAACCGGAGATACCTGT cTCCCAAATACATCAAGATGTTTGTACTGGACGAAGCTGATGAAATGTTAAGCCGTGGATTCAAGGACCAGATCTACGACATATTCCAAAAGCTCAACAGCAACACCcag GTGGTTTTGCTGTCGGCAACAATGCCTTCTGATGTGCTTGAGGTGACCAAGAAGTTCATGCGGGACCCCATTCGGATTCTTGTTAAGAAGGAAGAGTTGACCCTGGAGGGTATCCGCCAATTCTACATCAATGTGGAACGAGAG gagtgGAAGCTGGACACGCTGTGTGACTTGTATGAAACCCTGACCATCACCCAGGCAGTCATCTTCATCAACACCCGAAGGAAGGTTGATTGGCTCACTGAGAAGATGCATGCCCGAGACTTCACTGTCTCTGCCATG CATGGAGATATGGACCAAAAGGAACGAGATGTAATCATGAGAGAGTTCCGCTCAGGCTCTAGCAGAGTGTTAATTACCACTGACctgctg GCCAGAGGCATTGATGTGCAGCAGGTTTCTTTAGTCATCAACTATGATCTTCCCACCAACAGGGAAAACTATATCCACAG AATTGGTCGTGGTGGACGTTTTGGCCGTAAGGGTGTGGCTATTAACATGGTAACAGAAGAAGACAAGAGGACTCTTCGAGACATCGAGACCTTCTACAACACCTCCATTGAGGAGATGCCCCTCAATGTTGCCGACCTCATCTGA
- the SENP3 gene encoding sentrin-specific protease 3 isoform X2, producing the protein MKETIQGTGSWRPEPPGPGIAPAYLSPRRERLRWPAPPKPRLKSGGGFGPDPGSGTTVPARRLPVPRPSFDASASEEDEEEEEDEDEDEEEEVAAWRLPPRWGQLGSSQRPRPPRPTHRKTCSQRRRRAMRAFRMLLYSKSTSLTFHWKLWGRHRGRRRSLTHPKNHLSPQEGGATPQVPSPCCRFDSPRGPPPPRLGLLGALMAEDGVRRSPPVPSGPPMEEDGLRWTPKSPLDPDSGLLSCTLPNGFGGPPGPEGERSLAPPDASILISNVCSIGDHVAQELFQGSDLGTAEEAERPGEKAGQHSPLREEHVTCVQSILDEFLQTYGSLIPLSTDEVVEKLEDIFQQEFSTPSRKGLVLQLIQSYQRMPGNAMVRGFRVAYKRHVLTMDDLGTLYGQNWLNDQVMNMYGDLVMDTVPEKVHFFNSFFYDKLRTKGYDGVKRWTKNVDIFNKELLLIPIHLEVHWSLISVDVRRRTITYFDSQRTLNRRCPKHIAKYLQAEAVKKDRLDFHQGWKGYFKMYCKHLALSQPFSFTQQDMPKLRRQIYKELCHCKLTV; encoded by the exons ATGAAAGAGACTATACAAGGGACTGGGTCTTGGAGGCCTGAGCCTCCTGGACCCGGCATAGCCCCAGCTTACTTAAGCCCCAGGCGGGAGCGTCTTCGTTGGCCCGCACCCCCCAAACCCCGACTCAAATCAGGTGGCGGGTTTGGGCCAGATCCTGGGTCAGGGACCACAGTGCCAGCCAGACGCCTCCCTGTCCCTCGGCCCTCTTTTGATGCCTCAGCTAGTGAAGAGgatgaagaagaagaggaggatgaagatgaagatgaggaagaggaagtgGCAGCTTGGAGGCTGCCCCCTAGATGGGGTCAGCTGGGAAGCTCCCAGCGGCCTCGCCCTCCCCGCCCTACTCATCGAAAAACCTGCTCACAGCGCCGCCGCAGAGCTATGAGAGCCTTCCGGATGCTGCTCTACTCTAAAAGCACCTCGCTGACATTCCACTGGAAGCTTTGGGGGCGTCACCGGGGCCGGCGGCGGAGCCTCACACACCCCAAGAACCATCTTTCACCCCAGGAAGGCGGTGCGACACCACAGGTGCCATCCCCCTGCTGTCGTTTTGACTCCCCCCGGGGGCCACCTCCACCCCGGCTGGGTCTGCTAGGTGCTCTTATGGCTGAAGATGGGGTGAGAAGGTCTCCACCAGTGCCCTCTGGGCCCCCTATGGAGGAAGATGGATTAAGGTGGACTCCAAAGTCTCCTCTGGACCCTGACTCGG GCCTCCTCTCCTGTACTCTGCCTAACGGTTTTGGGGGACCACCTGGGCCAGAAGGGGAGCGAAGTCTGGCACCCCCTGATGCCAGCATCCTTATCAGCAATGTGTGCAGCATCGGGGACCATGTGGCCCAGGAGCTTTTTCAGGGCTCAGATTTGGGCACTGCAGAAGAGGCAGAGCGTCCTGGGGAGAAAGCTGGCCAGCACAGCCCTCTTCGGGAGGAGCATGTGACCTGCGTGCAGA GCATCTTGGATGAATTCCTTCAAACTTACGGCAGCCTTATCCCCCTCAGCACTGATGAGGTAGTAGAGAAACTGGAGGACATTTTCCAGCAGGAGTTCTCTACACCTTCCAG GAAGGGCCTGGTGCTGCAGCTGATCCAGTCATACCAGCGGATGCCAGGCAATGCCATGGTGAGGGGCTTCCGAGTGGCCTATAAGCGGCATGTGCTGACAATGGATGACTTGGGGACCTTGTATGGACAGAACTGGCTCAATGACCAG GTGATGAACATGTATGGAGACCTGGTCATGGACACAGTCCCTGAAAAG GTGCATTTCTTCAACAGTTTCTTCTATGATAAACTCCGTACCAAGGGTTATGATGGGGTGAAAAGGTGGACCAAAAAC GTGGACATCTTCAATAAGGAGCTACTGCTAATCCCCATCCACCTGGAGGTGCATTGGTCCCTCATCTCTGTTGACGTGAGGCGGCGCACCATCACCTATTTTGACTCGCAGCGCACCCTAAACCGCCGCTGCCCTAAG CATATTGCCAAGTATCTACAGGCAGAGGCAGTGAAGAAAGACCGGCTAGATTTCCACCAGGGCTGGAAAGGTTACTTCAAAATG TACTGCAAGCACCTGGCCCTGTCTCAGCCATTCAGCTTCACTCAGCAGGACATGCCCAAACTTCGGCGACAGATCTACAAGGAGCTGTGTCACTGCAAACTCACTGTGTGA
- the TNFSF12 gene encoding tumor necrosis factor ligand superfamily member 12 isoform X1, which produces MAARRSQRRRGRRGEPGTALLAPLVLGLGLALACLGLLLVVVSLGSRASLSAQEPSQGELVAEEDQDPLELNPQTEESQDLVPFLKRLVRPRRSAPKGRKTRARRAIAAHYEVHSRPGQDGAQAGVDGTVSGWEEAKINSSNPLRYDRQSGEFIVTRAGLYYLYCQVHFDEGKAVYLKLDLLVDDTLALRCLEEFSATAASSLGPQLRLCQVSGLLPLRPGSSLRIRTLPWAHLKAAPFLTYFGLFQVH; this is translated from the exons ATGGCCGCCCGTCGGAGCCAGAGGCGGAGGGGGCGCCGGGGGGAGCCGGGCACCGCCCTGCTGGCCCCGCTcgtgctgggcctgggcctggcgcTGGCCTGCCTTGGCCTCCTGCTGGTCGTGGTCAGCCTGGGAAGCCGGGCATCGCTGTCTGCCCAG GAGCCTTCCCAGGGGGAGCTGGTGGCAGAGGAGGACCAGGACCCACTG GAACTGAATCCCCAGACAGAGGAAAGCCAGGATCTCGTGCCTTTCCTAAAACGACTGGTTCGGCCTCGCAGAAGTG CACCTAAAGGCCGGAAAACACGGGCTCGCAGAGCGATTGCAGCCCATTATGAAG TTCACTCACGACCAGGACAGGACGGAGCGCAGGCGG GTGTGGACGGGACGGTGAGTGGCTGGGAGGAGGCCAAAATCAACAGCTCCAACCCACTGCGCTATGACCGCCAGAGCGGGGAATTTATAGTCACCCGGGCTGGGCTCTACTACCTGTACTGTCAG gTGCACTTTGATGAGGGGAAGGCTGTCTACCTGAAGCTGGACTTGCTGGTGGATGACACGCTGGCCCTGCGCTGCCTGGAAGAGTTCTCGGCCACGGCAGCGAGTTCTCTCGGGCCCCAGCTCCGTCTCTGCCAGGTGTCTGGGCTTTTGCCCCTGCGGCCAGGGTCCTCCCTGCGGATCCGCACGCTCCCTTGGGCCCATCTCAAGGCTGCCCCCTTCCTCACCTACTTTGGACTCTTCCAAGTTCACTGA
- the SENP3 gene encoding sentrin-specific protease 3 isoform X3, whose protein sequence is MKETIQGTGSWRPEPPGPGIAPAYLSPRRERLRWPAPPKPRLKSGGGFGPDPGSGTTVPARRLPVPRPSFDASASEEDEEEEEDEDEDEEEEVAAWRLPPRWGQLGSSQRPRPPRPTHRKTCSQRRRRAMRAFRMLLYSKSTSLTFHWKLWGRHRGRRRSLTHPKNHLSPQEGGATPQVPSPCCRFDSPRGPPPPRLGLLGALMAEDGVRRSPPVPSGPPMEEDGLRWTPKSPLDPDSGLLSCTLPNGFGGPPGPEGERSLAPPDASILISNVCSIGDHVAQELFQGSDLGTAEEAERPGEKAGQHSPLREEHVTCVQSILDEFLQTYGSLIPLSTDEVVEKLEDIFQQEFSTPSRKGLVLQLIQSYQRMPGNAMVRGFRVAYKRHVLTMDDLGTLYGQNWLNDQVMNMYGDLVMDTVPEKVHFFNSFFYDKLRTKGYDGVKRWTKNVDIFNKELLLIPIHLEVHWSLISVDVRRRTITYFDSQRTLNRRCPKHIAKYLQAEAVKKDRLDFHQGWKGYFKMGLPFYSLECGQAE, encoded by the exons ATGAAAGAGACTATACAAGGGACTGGGTCTTGGAGGCCTGAGCCTCCTGGACCCGGCATAGCCCCAGCTTACTTAAGCCCCAGGCGGGAGCGTCTTCGTTGGCCCGCACCCCCCAAACCCCGACTCAAATCAGGTGGCGGGTTTGGGCCAGATCCTGGGTCAGGGACCACAGTGCCAGCCAGACGCCTCCCTGTCCCTCGGCCCTCTTTTGATGCCTCAGCTAGTGAAGAGgatgaagaagaagaggaggatgaagatgaagatgaggaagaggaagtgGCAGCTTGGAGGCTGCCCCCTAGATGGGGTCAGCTGGGAAGCTCCCAGCGGCCTCGCCCTCCCCGCCCTACTCATCGAAAAACCTGCTCACAGCGCCGCCGCAGAGCTATGAGAGCCTTCCGGATGCTGCTCTACTCTAAAAGCACCTCGCTGACATTCCACTGGAAGCTTTGGGGGCGTCACCGGGGCCGGCGGCGGAGCCTCACACACCCCAAGAACCATCTTTCACCCCAGGAAGGCGGTGCGACACCACAGGTGCCATCCCCCTGCTGTCGTTTTGACTCCCCCCGGGGGCCACCTCCACCCCGGCTGGGTCTGCTAGGTGCTCTTATGGCTGAAGATGGGGTGAGAAGGTCTCCACCAGTGCCCTCTGGGCCCCCTATGGAGGAAGATGGATTAAGGTGGACTCCAAAGTCTCCTCTGGACCCTGACTCGG GCCTCCTCTCCTGTACTCTGCCTAACGGTTTTGGGGGACCACCTGGGCCAGAAGGGGAGCGAAGTCTGGCACCCCCTGATGCCAGCATCCTTATCAGCAATGTGTGCAGCATCGGGGACCATGTGGCCCAGGAGCTTTTTCAGGGCTCAGATTTGGGCACTGCAGAAGAGGCAGAGCGTCCTGGGGAGAAAGCTGGCCAGCACAGCCCTCTTCGGGAGGAGCATGTGACCTGCGTGCAGA GCATCTTGGATGAATTCCTTCAAACTTACGGCAGCCTTATCCCCCTCAGCACTGATGAGGTAGTAGAGAAACTGGAGGACATTTTCCAGCAGGAGTTCTCTACACCTTCCAG GAAGGGCCTGGTGCTGCAGCTGATCCAGTCATACCAGCGGATGCCAGGCAATGCCATGGTGAGGGGCTTCCGAGTGGCCTATAAGCGGCATGTGCTGACAATGGATGACTTGGGGACCTTGTATGGACAGAACTGGCTCAATGACCAG GTGATGAACATGTATGGAGACCTGGTCATGGACACAGTCCCTGAAAAG GTGCATTTCTTCAACAGTTTCTTCTATGATAAACTCCGTACCAAGGGTTATGATGGGGTGAAAAGGTGGACCAAAAAC GTGGACATCTTCAATAAGGAGCTACTGCTAATCCCCATCCACCTGGAGGTGCATTGGTCCCTCATCTCTGTTGACGTGAGGCGGCGCACCATCACCTATTTTGACTCGCAGCGCACCCTAAACCGCCGCTGCCCTAAG CATATTGCCAAGTATCTACAGGCAGAGGCAGTGAAGAAAGACCGGCTAGATTTCCACCAGGGCTGGAAAGGTTACTTCAAAATG GGCCTACCTTTTTATTCTCTAGAATGTGGCCAGGCAGAATAA
- the TNFSF13 gene encoding tumor necrosis factor ligand superfamily member 13 isoform X2, translated as MPASSPSLLAPKGPPGDMGGPVREPALSVALWLSWGAALGAVACAMALLTQQTELQTLRREVTRLQRTGGPSEKGEGYPWLSLQEQSPDALEAGENRERSRRRRAVLTHKQKRKHSVLHLVPINITSKEDSDVTEVMWQPALRRGRGLEAQGYVVRVWDAGVYLLYSQVLFHDVTFTMGQVVSREGQGRQETLFRCIRSMPSNPDWAYNSCYSAGVFHLHQGDILSVIIPRARAKLSLSPHGTFLGFVKL; from the exons ATGCCAGCCTCATCTCCTTCCTTGCTAGCCCCAAAAGGGCCCCCGGGAGACATGGGGGGCCCGGTCCGAGAGCCGGCACTCTCAGTTGCCCTCTGGTTGAGTTGGGGGGCAGCTCTGGGGGCTGTGGCTTGTGCCATGGCTCTGCTGACCCAACAGACAGAGCTGCAAACCCTAAGGAGAGAGGTGACCCGGCTGCAGAGGACTGGAGGGCCCTCCGAGAAGGGGGAAGGGTATCCATGGCTGAGCCTCCAGGAGCAG AGCCCTGATGCCCTGGAAGCCGGGGAGAATCGGGAGAGATCCCGGAGAAGGAGAGCAGTGCTCACCCATAAACAGAAGA GAAAGCACTCAGTGCTGCACCTTGTTCCCATTAACATCACCTCGAAGG AGGACTCTGATGTGACAGAGGTGATGTGGCAACCAGCTCTTAGGCGTGGGAGAGGCCTGGAGGCCCAAGGATATGTTGTTCGAGTCTGGGATGCTGGAGTTTATCTGCTGTACAGCCAG gtCCTGTTTCATGATGTGACTTTCACCATGGGTCAGGTGGTGTCTCGGGAGGGCCAGGGAAGGCAGGAGACTCTATTCCGATGTATAAGAAGTATGCCCTCCAACCCGGACTGGGCCTACAATAGCTGCTACAGTGCAG GTGTCTTCCATTTACACCAAGGGGATATTCTGAGTGTCATAATCCCCCGTGCAAGGGCGAAACTTAGCCTCTCTCCACATGGAACCTTCCTGGGGTTTGTGAAACTGTGA
- the EIF4A1 gene encoding eukaryotic initiation factor 4A-I isoform X2 yields MSASQDSRSRDNGPDGMEPEGVIESNWNEIVDSFDDMNLSESLLRGIYAYGFEKPSAIQQRAILPCIKGYDVIAQAQSGTGKTATFAISILQQIELDLKATQALVLAPTRELAQQIQKVVMALGDYMGASCHACIGGTNVRAEVQKLQMEAPHIIVGTPGRVFDMLNRRYLSPKYIKMFVLDEADEMLSRGFKDQIYDIFQKLNSNTQVVLLSATMPSDVLEVTKKFMRDPIRILVKKEELTLEGIRQFYINVEREEWKLDTLCDLYETLTITQAVIFINTRRKVDWLTEKMHARDFTVSAMHGDMDQKERDVIMREFRSGSSRVLITTDLLARGIDVQQVSLVINYDLPTNRENYIHRIGRGGRFGRKGVAINMVTEEDKRTLRDIETFYNTSIEEMPLNVADLI; encoded by the exons ATGTCTGCGAGTCAGGATTCCCG ATCCAGAGACAATGGCCCCGATGGGATGGAGCCCGAAGGCGTCATCGAG AGTAACTGGAATGAGATTGTTGACAGCTTTGATGACATGAACCTCTCGGAGTCCCTTCTCCGTGGCATCTACGCCTATGGTTTTGAGAAGCCCTCTGCCATCCAGCAGCGAGCCATTCTTCCTTGTATCAAGG GTTATGATGTGATCGCTCAAGCCCAATCTGGGACAGGCAAAACAGCCACTTTTGCCATATCGATTCTGCAACAGATTGAATTGGATCTAAAGGCCACTCAGGCCTTAGTCCTGGCACCGACTAGAGAGTTGGCCCAGCAG ATACAAAAGGTAGTTATGGCATTAGGAGATTACATGGGTGCGTCCTGCCATGCCTGCATTGGAGGTACCAACGTGCGTGCTGAGGTGCAGAAGCTGCAGATGGAAGCTCCCCATATCATCGTGGGTACCCCAGGACGTGTGTTTGATATGCTTAACCGGAGATACCTGT cTCCCAAATACATCAAGATGTTTGTACTGGACGAAGCTGATGAAATGTTAAGCCGTGGATTCAAGGACCAGATCTACGACATATTCCAAAAGCTCAACAGCAACACCcag GTGGTTTTGCTGTCGGCAACAATGCCTTCTGATGTGCTTGAGGTGACCAAGAAGTTCATGCGGGACCCCATTCGGATTCTTGTTAAGAAGGAAGAGTTGACCCTGGAGGGTATCCGCCAATTCTACATCAATGTGGAACGAGAG gagtgGAAGCTGGACACGCTGTGTGACTTGTATGAAACCCTGACCATCACCCAGGCAGTCATCTTCATCAACACCCGAAGGAAGGTTGATTGGCTCACTGAGAAGATGCATGCCCGAGACTTCACTGTCTCTGCCATG CATGGAGATATGGACCAAAAGGAACGAGATGTAATCATGAGAGAGTTCCGCTCAGGCTCTAGCAGAGTGTTAATTACCACTGACctgctg GCCAGAGGCATTGATGTGCAGCAGGTTTCTTTAGTCATCAACTATGATCTTCCCACCAACAGGGAAAACTATATCCACAG AATTGGTCGTGGTGGACGTTTTGGCCGTAAGGGTGTGGCTATTAACATGGTAACAGAAGAAGACAAGAGGACTCTTCGAGACATCGAGACCTTCTACAACACCTCCATTGAGGAGATGCCCCTCAATGTTGCCGACCTCATCTGA